A portion of the Oncorhynchus nerka isolate Pitt River linkage group LG27, Oner_Uvic_2.0, whole genome shotgun sequence genome contains these proteins:
- the barhl1a gene encoding barH-like homeobox 1a, producing MEVSTNGSSFGVDSLSHRPASPHFLKGDSSIEKCRSPLELRQRSVLESGCSSPLSPRLESVEDAMHRHDFALESSLQHGQLPQPRTVASSFLIRDILADCNKPLAACAPYKSHEHPMPDSEHFESKIADDFMDKIHSNSSSENEYQARDRDMDSSRDSPSSRLKKPRKARTAFSDHQLAQLERSFERQKYLSVQDRMELAASLNLSDTQVKTWYQNRRTKWKRQTAVGLELLAEAGNYSTLQRMFPSPYFYSQSLVSNLDTTAGLYLYRGPSAPPPIQRPLFPRILLHGLQGGGEPLSSLSGVLPRPTHR from the exons ATGGAGGTCTCCACAAACGGGTCGAGTTTTGGTGTTGACTCTCTGTCTCACAGACCAGCAAGCCCACACTTTTTGAAAGGAGACAGTTCGATCGAAAAATGCCGGTCTCCACTGGAGTTAAGACAGAGGTCCGTCCTGGAAAGCGGCtgctcatctcccctctccccgcgACTGGAGTCTGTCGAAGATGCAATGCACAGACATGATTTTGCACTGGAGTCCTCGCTACAGCATGGGCAACTGCCCCAGCCACGGACAGTCGCATCATCTTTTCTTATTCGGGATATTCTTGCAGACTGTAACAAACCACTTGCAGCATGTGCCCCATACAAGAGTCATGAACATCCCATGCCAGACTCCGAGCATTTTGAGTCCAAAATAGCGGACGACTTTATGGATAAAATCCACAGCAACTCGTCCTCGGAAAATGAATACCAAG CGCGAGACCGTGACATGGACAGCAGCAGAGACAGTCCGTCGTCTCGGCTGAAGAAGCCCCGGAAAGCTCGAACCGCTTTCAGTGATCACCAGCTGGCCCAGCTCGAGCGCAGCTTCGAAAGGCAGAAATATCTGAGTGTGCAGGACAGAATGGAGTTGGCAGCTTCGCTCAACCTCAGCGACACTCAGGTCAAAACTTGGTACCAGAACAGACG AACGAAATGGAAGCGCCAGACCGCGGTTGGACTTGAATTGTTGGCCGAAGCTGGCAACTACTCGACTCTTCAAAGAATGTTTCCCTCGCCATATTTTTACTCACAAAGTCTGGTTTCGAACCTAGATACCACAGCGGGCTTATATCTGTACAGAGGACCCTCGGCACCACCACCTATCCAGCGTCCGCTGTTTCCACGAATCCTCCTCCATGGTCTTCAGGGAGGTGGGGAGCCGCTCTCCTCTCTATCTGGGGTCCTCCCTCGACCTACACATCGATGA